In one Steroidobacteraceae bacterium genomic region, the following are encoded:
- a CDS encoding energy transducer TonB — translation MKKINNALDSLEDARPKASAITTWPSELTMGLKNDVERWVLPNTKLNEIRETVRNLATTRPQQTAQAKDLADLEALRGRLCGLAIQAIDIFVYWQQRVWIERLQRERLAVLAGYGQIDSKLAQARDFDSEIQRLVATGNFDQAIGRAAVWRVFEEAHSADTFKAAGSAERPSVRLPAVVRDWTCPSPVAPVADTHPKLIALPGLGEFYPMNSRQRGEKGTVMVLVRIDPGGCAVEALVVLGSGHVALDQAALRAALAGQYRAGQLNGTAIEGTITYKVHFGQDLAPRR, via the coding sequence CCATCAGAGCTGACGATGGGTCTGAAAAATGACGTAGAGCGATGGGTTCTTCCAAATACGAAGCTAAACGAAATCCGCGAGACAGTGCGCAACCTGGCGACAACAAGACCTCAACAGACCGCGCAAGCGAAGGATCTGGCGGACCTGGAGGCTCTTAGAGGACGATTGTGCGGTTTGGCAATTCAAGCGATCGATATCTTCGTTTATTGGCAGCAGCGCGTTTGGATTGAACGGTTGCAGCGCGAACGCCTTGCGGTCCTTGCCGGCTATGGACAGATCGACTCGAAACTCGCGCAAGCACGGGATTTTGACAGCGAAATACAGCGGCTCGTTGCGACAGGAAATTTCGATCAAGCGATTGGGCGCGCCGCGGTCTGGCGCGTATTCGAGGAAGCGCACTCAGCCGACACGTTCAAGGCGGCGGGATCCGCGGAAAGACCAAGCGTTCGACTCCCGGCAGTTGTGCGCGATTGGACATGCCCGTCGCCAGTCGCACCGGTGGCGGACACTCACCCGAAATTGATCGCGCTGCCGGGTCTGGGTGAGTTTTACCCAATGAATTCGCGTCAGCGCGGCGAGAAGGGTACGGTCATGGTGCTTGTTCGCATTGACCCAGGCGGATGCGCTGTGGAGGCATTGGTGGTATTGGGATCTGGCCACGTCGCTCTCGATCAGGCTGCTCTGCGTGCGGCGTTAGCAGGACAGTACCGCGCTGGTCAGCTGAATGGGACAGCCATCGAAGGAACCATTACATACAAGGTCCATTTCGGGCAGGACCTTGCGCCACGGCGGTAA
- the smpB gene encoding SsrA-binding protein SmpB, producing the protein MKKDSSSALIAENRKARFDYFIEDRYEAGLALLGWEVKALRAGRAQLTEAYVYLRGGEAFLIGAHFSPMKTTSTHVPADPVRTRKLLLQRSELQHLIGAVERRGYTLVPLELFWKNGKAKLRLGLAKGKKQHDKRATEKARDWEREKARVLKNR; encoded by the coding sequence GTGAAAAAAGACAGCTCCTCGGCTTTGATCGCCGAGAATCGCAAGGCGCGCTTCGATTATTTCATCGAAGATCGCTACGAAGCGGGGCTGGCACTCCTCGGCTGGGAGGTCAAGGCCCTGCGGGCCGGCAGGGCCCAGTTGACCGAAGCCTACGTCTATCTGCGCGGCGGTGAAGCATTTCTGATCGGCGCGCACTTTTCGCCGATGAAGACCACATCGACCCATGTGCCGGCCGATCCGGTACGAACCCGCAAACTCCTGCTGCAGCGCTCCGAACTGCAGCACCTGATTGGTGCCGTGGAGCGTCGCGGCTATACACTCGTGCCACTGGAGCTGTTCTGGAAAAACGGCAAGGCAAAGCTCCGGCTCGGCCTCGCCAAGGGCAAGAAACAGCATGACAAGCGCGCCACCGAAAAAGCGCGAGACTGGGAGCGGGAGAAGGCCCGGGTGCTCAAGAACCGATGA
- a CDS encoding type II toxin-antitoxin system RatA family toxin, with protein sequence MREVRRKSLVPRTAKQIFELIDDIEAYPQFLPWCNLARVESRTADTVVATLGVERGPLHTEFTTRNDLERYRRIGIELVSGPFTQLRGGWSITPIGAAGCEVALALQFEFRNALLRTALEAAFAQTVGSLLDAFVNRARELPADAADPDT encoded by the coding sequence ATGCGTGAAGTGCGACGCAAGAGCCTGGTGCCACGGACCGCGAAGCAGATATTCGAGCTGATCGATGACATCGAGGCGTACCCGCAGTTCCTGCCATGGTGCAACCTGGCACGCGTGGAGTCGCGTACCGCCGATACGGTTGTCGCTACCCTTGGTGTCGAGCGGGGGCCGCTGCATACTGAATTCACCACCCGCAACGATCTGGAACGCTACCGCCGTATCGGCATCGAACTGGTCAGCGGCCCGTTTACGCAATTGCGAGGTGGTTGGTCGATCACGCCAATCGGGGCCGCGGGTTGCGAAGTGGCGCTCGCGCTTCAATTCGAATTTCGCAACGCATTGCTACGCACTGCACTCGAAGCAGCGTTCGCACAGACAGTCGGCTCTCTCCTCGATGCGTTCGTCAACCGCGCCCGCGAGTTGCCCGCGGATGCGGCGGATCCCGATACGTGA
- a CDS encoding RnfH family protein — MTVKCCQVVAAQPDAACLVSVSVPAAANVSQVIELARQSPGGDRLPQDFTAIAIFGQVVDADHVPADGDRVELLRPLALDPREQRRRRVLAGRRRRR; from the coding sequence GTGACCGTCAAATGCTGCCAGGTCGTTGCGGCGCAACCCGATGCCGCCTGCCTGGTTTCCGTGTCAGTACCGGCCGCCGCCAATGTATCGCAGGTTATCGAACTGGCACGCCAATCCCCAGGTGGTGATCGTCTGCCGCAGGACTTCACGGCGATCGCGATCTTCGGCCAGGTGGTCGATGCGGATCATGTTCCCGCAGACGGCGATCGGGTTGAATTATTGCGACCGCTGGCGCTTGATCCGCGTGAACAGCGCCGCCGCCGCGTGCTGGCCGGCCGCAGGCGGCGTCGGTAA
- the bamE gene encoding outer membrane protein assembly factor BamE, which produces MKQIMRAWPLSLTTVLLAVVLTSSGCVYRMTLQQGNFLDPKAVSQLQVGMTKVQVRYLLGTPMVPDAFDSDRWDYVHYLKVGRWKKPQRQRLTVYFVEEKVSRIDNDGVASAAADSVPASTSDTPAEQPSSQ; this is translated from the coding sequence ATGAAACAGATCATGCGCGCCTGGCCATTATCCCTGACAACCGTGCTGCTTGCCGTCGTCCTTACGAGCAGTGGCTGCGTGTACCGCATGACATTGCAGCAGGGAAATTTCCTCGATCCGAAAGCGGTTTCACAGCTGCAGGTGGGCATGACCAAGGTCCAGGTGCGATACCTGCTAGGCACGCCAATGGTACCGGACGCATTCGACAGCGACCGCTGGGACTACGTTCACTACCTGAAGGTCGGGCGCTGGAAAAAACCGCAGCGACAGCGGCTGACGGTGTACTTCGTGGAAGAGAAAGTCAGTCGCATCGACAACGATGGGGTCGCGAGCGCTGCCGCCGACTCGGTTCCTGCATCGACCAGCGACACACCCGCCGAGCAGCCGTCCAGCCAATAG
- the fur gene encoding ferric iron uptake transcriptional regulator → METDDLRKAGLKVTGPRVKILDILAGSDSRHLSAEAIYKTLLESNHDIGLATVYRVLTQFEAAGLVTRRRFENGMAVFELNEGSHHDHIVCIDCGRVEEFMDAGIERRQVEAAQRLGFEIADHSLVLYGRCGRQNCPHRSTGSG, encoded by the coding sequence GTGGAGACTGACGACCTGCGCAAAGCTGGACTGAAGGTCACCGGACCTCGCGTCAAGATACTCGACATTCTTGCAGGCAGCGATTCCCGGCACCTGTCGGCCGAGGCCATCTACAAGACTCTGCTCGAATCGAACCACGACATCGGTCTCGCGACGGTGTATCGAGTGCTGACGCAATTCGAGGCCGCGGGACTCGTGACCCGTCGTCGATTCGAGAACGGGATGGCGGTATTCGAGCTGAACGAAGGCAGCCATCACGATCATATCGTTTGCATAGACTGTGGCAGGGTCGAAGAGTTCATGGATGCCGGGATCGAGCGACGCCAGGTCGAGGCTGCGCAGCGTCTGGGTTTCGAGATCGCCGACCACTCGCTCGTTCTGTACGGTCGCTGCGGGCGGCAGAATTGCCCCCACCGCAGTACGGGATCAGGCTGA
- the recN gene encoding DNA repair protein RecN produces the protein MLTHLQISDLAIIDAAEIEFAPALTVLTGETGAGKSIIVDALQLAAGGRAAAEQVRHGAERAEISATFALQEPAAALRGLLDEQSIPYEDELVVRRVVGNDGRSRAYLNGQAVAIQVLRAVGEHLVDIHGQHEFQSLTRASAQRELLDAFGKLELLADGVAAAHRTWLALLNRTLELESRARDRDARLDMMRYQARELEALALQPGEYEQLQAERGRLANRGKLDQAAQLAAAALYEAEDGNAHSYASRALAALRAAAPSDARLAELLPMVDSAAIQIKEAAALLRGYIDSLETDVGAQERIETRLSAIEELARKHRAPVAELTARQAQITAELGELDDAENSLANLRKQQQAALATYQALAKELSAKRSATARILSRDITARMQTLGMPGGRFTIDLSPLESAEPAAHGYDNVEFRVTANPGQPLRAVAKVASGGELSRLSLAVQVTRATRESRCMVFDEVDTGVGGAVAEIVGQELRSLANRGQALCVTHLAQVASQAHQHLRVTKLTDGRSTRIAIRSLTPEERIEELARMLGGIEITSKAREHAREMLQRADAEERPVAKSRSRAKPSA, from the coding sequence ACGCCGCGGAGATAGAGTTTGCTCCCGCACTGACGGTTTTGACCGGCGAAACCGGCGCGGGCAAGTCGATCATCGTCGATGCCTTGCAGCTGGCCGCGGGCGGCCGCGCCGCCGCAGAGCAGGTGCGCCACGGCGCCGAGCGCGCCGAGATATCCGCCACTTTTGCCCTGCAGGAGCCAGCGGCTGCACTGCGCGGCTTGCTCGACGAACAATCCATTCCCTACGAGGATGAACTGGTCGTGCGCCGTGTCGTCGGCAATGATGGTCGCTCCCGTGCCTACCTGAATGGCCAGGCCGTCGCGATCCAGGTACTTCGCGCTGTCGGTGAACACCTGGTCGATATCCATGGCCAACACGAATTTCAGTCGCTGACTCGCGCGAGCGCACAGCGCGAACTGCTGGATGCATTCGGAAAGCTGGAGTTGCTGGCCGATGGTGTCGCTGCCGCCCATCGCACCTGGCTGGCCTTGTTGAATCGCACGCTCGAACTCGAATCGCGCGCCCGCGATCGCGATGCGCGACTCGACATGATGCGCTACCAGGCGCGCGAACTCGAAGCGCTCGCGTTGCAACCCGGCGAGTACGAGCAGCTGCAGGCTGAGCGGGGCCGGCTAGCGAACCGCGGCAAGCTCGATCAGGCGGCCCAGCTCGCCGCGGCTGCCTTGTACGAGGCCGAGGATGGCAATGCCCACAGCTACGCCAGTCGCGCGCTTGCTGCCCTGCGCGCTGCGGCGCCGAGCGATGCGCGGCTGGCCGAACTGCTGCCCATGGTCGATTCAGCCGCCATCCAGATCAAGGAAGCCGCAGCATTGTTGCGCGGCTACATCGATTCGCTGGAGACCGACGTCGGAGCGCAGGAGCGCATCGAGACCCGACTGTCGGCAATCGAGGAGCTTGCGCGCAAGCATCGCGCCCCGGTTGCGGAGTTGACGGCTCGGCAGGCCCAGATCACTGCCGAACTTGGCGAGCTCGACGATGCCGAGAACAGCCTCGCGAACCTGCGCAAGCAACAGCAAGCGGCCCTCGCGACCTATCAGGCTTTGGCCAAGGAGCTGTCCGCCAAGCGCAGTGCGACGGCACGGATCCTCTCGCGCGACATTACGGCGCGCATGCAGACGCTTGGCATGCCGGGCGGGCGCTTTACGATCGACCTCTCACCGCTCGAGTCCGCCGAACCCGCGGCACATGGCTATGACAATGTCGAGTTCCGCGTCACGGCGAACCCCGGCCAGCCATTGCGTGCGGTCGCGAAAGTCGCATCGGGCGGTGAGTTATCGCGGCTGTCGCTTGCCGTACAGGTCACACGAGCGACCCGCGAGAGCCGCTGCATGGTCTTCGACGAAGTCGATACAGGTGTCGGCGGTGCTGTCGCTGAAATCGTCGGCCAGGAGTTGCGCAGCCTTGCCAATCGTGGCCAGGCACTGTGCGTGACTCACCTCGCCCAGGTGGCCAGCCAGGCGCACCAGCATTTGCGCGTAACCAAACTGACAGACGGTCGCAGCACACGCATTGCGATTCGTAGCCTCACTCCCGAGGAACGCATCGAAGAGCTCGCGCGCATGCTCGGCGGCATCGAAATCACATCGAAGGCCCGTGAGCACGCGCGCGAAATGTTGCAACGTGCCGATGCCGAGGAGCGTCCGGTTGCCAAGTCGCGCTCGCGCGCCAAACCCTCAGCCTGA